The sequence below is a genomic window from Oscillatoria sp. FACHB-1406.
GCACGAGCGATCTCGCTTTCTTAAAATTCTGGTAAACTGCACTTTCTTCTACAAACCTCGCCCTTAAAGGGACGGGGATTGACTAAATCTAATGATCTTTACACCTCATCAAACCGTATTGGTGCAGGGGATATTGACTCCCCTCGGTCGGGACTGCGCCGAACGAATGAAAGCTTACGGTACGAATGTTATTGCCGGAACGAGCGCAGGTTGGGGAGGGGAAACTTTCCAAGAGATTCCCATCTATCATTTGGTTGAAGATGCGATCGCAGCTAGCAGCGAGATTGCCACCAGTGTTATCTGCGTGCCGCCCTACGAAGTTCTCGATGCTGTCCTCGAAGCAATTGCGGCGGGCGTGCGCCAACTCATCATTTGTACTTGTAGCGTTCCCCCCGTCGATATGCTACGCGCGATTGAGAGAGCGCGCTGCGTTGATGCTCTCATCCTCGGTCCCGGTAGTGCTGGCGTTATTCTCCCCGGAGAGGTTCTCATCGGTACGCTCTCATCATCCTGTTATCATCCCGGTAATGTCGGCATTATTGCTCGTACCGATAATTTGATGGATGCGATCGCTTGGGAACTCGCCCAGGCTAAATTGGGACAGTCACTCGCGATTAATTTAGGGACGGCGGCGATTGTCGGTTCTGGGTTCCAGGAATGGTTGCCTATCTTAGAGCGCGACAAACGCACCGAAGCCATCGTCGTCCTCGATCTCGATGCAAGCGGGAACAGTGCGGATCTTCTCGAAGCCCTTGGAGCCGAACTCCAAAAGCCCGTCGTTGCGTTTATCGCTGGCACTCATCTGCCCTATCCCGAAAGCCACAGCGATGGTGCTTTTATCTTAGCGGACTATCTGGCGCGATCGGCTTTAAGTTCCAATCGTGCTGAGGCAAAAGTTACCGCACTGAAAAAAGGAAAAGTGACAGTTGCCAATCGTCCCTCGCAAGTGGTCAGTTGTATTAAGAAGATCTTGCGGAAAAAGGGAGATCTGTCTTAAGCTAACACCCATCTCCTTCTACTAGAAATTATCAATTTACCCTATGAATCAAGCTGAATTTTTGACTCAGATCGATGAAATTGTCGCGCAACATCACTTACTCCAACATCCCTTCTACCAAAGCTGGACGGAAGGCACATTGTCCTTGACAAGCTTGCAAGAATATGCTTGTGAATATTACCATCAAGTTCGCAATTTTCCGACTTATGTAAGTGCGACTCATGCAGCTTGCGACGACTTAGAAATTCGTCAAATGTTGTTGGAAAACTTAATGGAAGAAGAGCGCGGAAATGCCAACCATCCCGAATTATGGTTGCGTTTCGCTGAGGGATTGGGAGTAGCGCGCGATCGCGTCTTAGATCGCGACTACCACGAAAAAACCCGCGAATCCGTGCGCGTCCTCAAAACCCTCGCGCGCAGCGAAGAACCCGCTCGCGGATTAGCCGCACTCTACGCCTACGAATCGCAAATTCCCGAAGTTTCCACCACCAAAATTGCCGGACTGAAGGAGTATT
It includes:
- a CDS encoding CoA-binding protein codes for the protein MIFTPHQTVLVQGILTPLGRDCAERMKAYGTNVIAGTSAGWGGETFQEIPIYHLVEDAIAASSEIATSVICVPPYEVLDAVLEAIAAGVRQLIICTCSVPPVDMLRAIERARCVDALILGPGSAGVILPGEVLIGTLSSSCYHPGNVGIIARTDNLMDAIAWELAQAKLGQSLAINLGTAAIVGSGFQEWLPILERDKRTEAIVVLDLDASGNSADLLEALGAELQKPVVAFIAGTHLPYPESHSDGAFILADYLARSALSSNRAEAKVTALKKGKVTVANRPSQVVSCIKKILRKKGDLS
- a CDS encoding CADD family putative folate metabolism protein: MNQAEFLTQIDEIVAQHHLLQHPFYQSWTEGTLSLTSLQEYACEYYHQVRNFPTYVSATHAACDDLEIRQMLLENLMEEERGNANHPELWLRFAEGLGVARDRVLDRDYHEKTRESVRVLKTLARSEEPARGLAALYAYESQIPEVSTTKIAGLKEYYDVDSDRALSFFSVHEKADEIHSQMTREALAKLCQTEAQQQQALEATKEAVVALNLLLDGVYESYC